The following is a genomic window from Nicotiana tabacum cultivar K326 chromosome 3, ASM71507v2, whole genome shotgun sequence.
ATTAGGAGTAGGCCAACTTAACCTAATAGCTTAAGACAGTGGAGGACTTGAGCACCCATTAATACTTTTTATCAGATTTAGTAAATTGCATATGCAATTATAAATATATTTAGAATATTGAGCTAGGACTTACAACTTATAAactcctttcttccttttcttttgaattttgtaTCGATGAGCACCCATGACTTTAAAATACTGCGTCCGCCACTGATATAAGAAATCTATACGTCAACACTCGATCTCTCTATAAAATGTCCAAAGGATATTACATTTGCCATATAAAACTGTGGAACAACACCCAAGTCAccaccatatatatatagtttagtTTTTGTACAAATACAAATGCACTTAATTGCCCATTCAAAAGGGAGCAATTAGCAATATTGATTAACAAGTAATAGCTATAGAAATAACACAAAATAAATACGTACTAATCGTAATATTGGATGACATAATTGATCACATGCTACTATCATCATCTCCCTCAGGGTTATGATTACCTGAAATGGTATTACTGTTCCATGTATTAGGAGAATAATTTGGAATACAAAACCCATAAGTTTGATCAAATCCAGTAGTTGTTCCATCAACAGGACCCGTTATTCTCCCATAATTCAAATTACTCCTCTGTTGATGATTCATGATTCCTCCAGACGGATTAATATATCGCATTAAATCAGCATTCGTAGCATCAAGTTCTTTCTGAAGGCGAATAACTTGTCTTTGTAAAACTGAAATTGCTCCAACACAACCATAAACTGGATCTTTCATACGTGCTTCGGCTTCATAAGCAAGAGAATTTACTGCATCTTCTCTCTGGTGAGGTTGGATTTCATTTAGGAGTTTACTTACGTTGCTCGCACCAAATATTTTGTGTACATTGGCGAATTTTGTTGGCTCTTCTGGAGGAAAATAGGGAGCGAATATGCAATTACCTGGCAAAcattttcttctcaagaatttGCAAGCAGCACATGGAGGGTTGGAGTAGCTGCTGGAAGAAGCCATAATTTCCTGATAATGAACCAAATTAATTAGTGTAATTAACTTTATGCAAACAATAGCATCTTAATATTGTTAAGAGTTTTTTTGGTGTGCGAACAAAGTTTCACACTGATAGCTGAAAACATTGGAAGACTATATATAAGGTATAAGGATCTCTTAATGGTGTGAGACCGCCATTGGAAAAAACTGTGCAAACTTGGTCCAAACCGGACAATATAACACCAT
Proteins encoded in this region:
- the LOC107825600 gene encoding LOB domain-containing protein 25-like, whose protein sequence is MNHSSSNHLHRTEIMASSSSYSNPPCAACKFLRRKCLPGNCIFAPYFPPEEPTKFANVHKIFGASNVSKLLNEIQPHQREDAVNSLAYEAEARMKDPVYGCVGAISVLQRQVIRLQKELDATNADLMRYINPSGGIMNHQQRSNLNYGRITGPVDGTTTGFDQTYGFCIPNYSPNTWNSNTISGNHNPEGDDDSSM